One genomic segment of Bacteroidales bacterium includes these proteins:
- a CDS encoding sodium/proline symporter: MLTDSTQLLIVMITYLSLLILWGIYQGRKVKSTSDYAIAGRNLPGWVAALSERATGESSWALLGLPGAAYATGLLEIWTALGCVAGIITAWALLAWRLRDEAEQFDVETFTEYLAKKHSESGKWIRIIGSFTIVFFFFFYIGAQFLGGGKTLHAMFGLNPAAGMLLTALIIVPYTIYGGFRSVVYTDVIQAIIMITTLIIGPVAGLIYLSNHPELYAQSVEIALQKAGPQYGSLSGSFNGFMAGVVIVGGFSWFFGYLGGQPQLTMRFMAIKSKKQAVRARNIGIAWTVIAYIGALLIGWIGLAMFGPEGLTDQEYVMPAVILKVFPPAIAAILITGAIAAMISTADSLLILSATELSENLIKPWLKTDKSHTGALLQSRFITALLAIIALFLAYLSPANLIFTLVSYVWAGIGGTFSVVVLLTLFWKKFHGRAVIITIISGMLFTIIWISTGMDKIVTARLLTFLVALFIGVVTSYTIKPKLHNKSV; this comes from the coding sequence ATGCTCACTGATTCTACCCAACTGCTGATCGTAATGATCACTTATTTATCATTGCTTATCCTCTGGGGTATCTACCAGGGGAGAAAGGTAAAATCTACAAGCGATTATGCCATTGCCGGCCGAAACCTCCCTGGTTGGGTTGCTGCGCTTTCGGAACGTGCAACCGGTGAGTCTTCGTGGGCACTTTTAGGGTTGCCAGGTGCAGCTTATGCTACCGGGCTGCTTGAAATTTGGACTGCACTGGGGTGTGTAGCTGGCATTATCACAGCCTGGGCGCTCCTGGCCTGGCGCTTGCGCGATGAAGCAGAGCAATTCGATGTGGAAACTTTCACTGAGTACCTTGCTAAAAAACACAGCGAATCCGGGAAATGGATCAGGATTATAGGGAGTTTTACTATCGTTTTCTTCTTTTTCTTTTATATCGGTGCACAATTTCTTGGTGGAGGGAAGACCCTTCACGCCATGTTTGGACTCAATCCTGCAGCCGGAATGCTGCTTACAGCCCTGATCATCGTTCCCTACACCATTTATGGAGGCTTCAGAAGCGTGGTTTATACCGATGTCATTCAGGCCATTATCATGATCACTACACTGATTATCGGACCTGTTGCAGGGTTGATCTATCTCTCCAATCACCCTGAACTTTATGCACAATCTGTGGAAATTGCACTCCAAAAAGCCGGTCCGCAATACGGCTCTTTGTCGGGATCGTTCAACGGCTTCATGGCAGGAGTTGTTATTGTCGGAGGTTTCTCGTGGTTTTTCGGCTATCTGGGAGGGCAGCCTCAATTAACTATGCGGTTCATGGCGATTAAGAGTAAAAAGCAGGCCGTACGCGCACGCAATATCGGCATTGCCTGGACAGTGATTGCTTATATCGGCGCATTATTGATTGGATGGATCGGATTGGCGATGTTTGGACCGGAAGGTCTTACTGACCAGGAATATGTTATGCCCGCGGTGATTCTAAAGGTATTTCCACCGGCGATAGCCGCAATTCTCATTACAGGCGCCATTGCAGCCATGATATCAACAGCGGACTCGTTGTTGATCTTATCTGCAACTGAATTATCCGAAAACCTGATTAAACCCTGGTTGAAAACTGACAAATCCCACACCGGTGCTTTGCTTCAATCACGATTCATTACAGCTTTACTTGCTATCATTGCACTTTTTTTGGCTTACCTGTCGCCGGCCAACCTGATTTTCACCCTTGTCAGTTATGTGTGGGCAGGAATTGGAGGGACTTTCTCCGTTGTGGTTTTACTAACACTTTTCTGGAAAAAATTTCATGGTCGTGCAGTCATTATTACCATCATTTCAGGAATGCTTTTTACCATTATTTGGATAAGCACCGGGATGGACAAGATCGTTACAGCCCGTTTACTGACATTCTTGGTTGCTTTATTTATCGGAGTCGTTACCTCATATACAATAAAACCCAAATTACACAATAAAAGCGTGTAA
- a CDS encoding acetyl-CoA hydrolase/transferase family protein, with protein sequence MKVVQRVEDAINASNIKKGSIIYTAGNAATPQVLLRQIASDPEITDAQMLSVLLLGNVGHLFSPETCERITHRVIFNGPHSREAMNTGKATYQLMHLSDIPRQMREYVKPNVVFLSVAGPDNGGNFSYGTTVEGCKGAIDSVKDNGGLVIVERNAKMPFIMGTTIHKSEIDYLIDTDYHLPVSPVHEPEERARRIATIIAELYITNGCTLQYGIGEVPEAVTDAIIDKGVKDIGIHSELFADAMRRLIEHGVVTNRYLPFNFSTASIFLANDKFGYDWMNFNSSIQSRPCDFTNSIPVIASLPKMIAINSAIGVDLHSNVWADSLNATKIYSGLGGQADFLRGSYLSRGGVPIIAMKSTTSNGESKIMLKCPEGITTSAISADPVTIVTEYGAFNPRGLNIAEHAVGIAHLAEPRYREKLLKYIYESKEYHKPPEALRDRTPRGFTPYEAIKSTNFF encoded by the coding sequence ATGAAGGTTGTTCAACGAGTTGAAGATGCCATCAATGCATCCAACATCAAAAAGGGAAGTATCATTTACACAGCAGGAAATGCAGCTACCCCGCAGGTTTTGCTGAGGCAGATTGCTTCGGACCCTGAAATCACCGACGCCCAGATGCTGAGTGTTTTACTGTTGGGAAATGTTGGCCATCTTTTTAGCCCTGAAACCTGTGAAAGGATCACCCACAGGGTGATATTTAACGGCCCGCATTCACGGGAAGCAATGAACACAGGGAAAGCGACCTATCAACTCATGCACCTGTCGGACATTCCCAGACAGATGAGGGAATATGTGAAGCCCAATGTGGTTTTTCTCTCAGTTGCCGGCCCCGACAATGGTGGAAATTTCAGCTATGGAACAACAGTAGAAGGGTGCAAAGGCGCCATTGATTCTGTAAAAGACAACGGCGGATTGGTGATCGTTGAGCGCAACGCCAAAATGCCCTTTATTATGGGCACAACAATTCATAAGTCTGAAATTGACTATCTCATCGATACCGACTATCACCTCCCTGTCAGCCCTGTGCACGAACCCGAAGAGCGTGCAAGGAGAATAGCAACAATCATTGCGGAGCTATACATCACCAATGGCTGCACGCTGCAATACGGGATAGGAGAAGTTCCCGAAGCCGTTACCGATGCAATCATTGATAAAGGGGTAAAAGATATCGGCATCCATTCCGAGTTGTTTGCTGATGCCATGAGAAGGCTTATTGAGCATGGCGTGGTTACCAACCGGTATTTACCTTTCAATTTCTCCACTGCAAGTATTTTTTTGGCCAACGATAAATTCGGCTACGACTGGATGAACTTCAACAGTTCGATCCAAAGCCGACCCTGTGATTTTACCAACTCCATCCCTGTCATTGCAAGCCTCCCAAAAATGATTGCCATCAACAGTGCCATTGGTGTTGACCTGCATAGTAATGTTTGGGCTGATTCGTTGAATGCAACGAAGATATACAGCGGCCTTGGCGGTCAGGCTGACTTTTTAAGGGGTTCGTACCTTTCAAGGGGGGGAGTTCCCATTATTGCCATGAAATCTACCACTTCAAACGGTGAGTCTAAAATTATGCTTAAATGCCCGGAAGGGATTACTACTTCAGCGATTTCTGCCGACCCGGTGACAATTGTGACCGAATACGGCGCCTTTAACCCGCGCGGCCTCAACATTGCCGAACACGCCGTTGGAATAGCCCACCTGGCCGAACCACGGTATCGCGAAAAACTCCTTAAGTATATCTATGAAAGTAAAGAATATCATAAACCCCCGGAAGCACTCCGCGACCGAACCCCAAGAGGATTTACACCTTATGAAGCCATAAAATCAACCAACTTCTTCTGA
- a CDS encoding sigma-70 family RNA polymerase sigma factor codes for MTVPEYNRCVDSFSDGVYRFILKNTCDDEASKDIVQESFFRLWEKHESIDFEKAKSYLFTTAYHFMIDEIRKNKHKAAFSNGLHSRSAEDYQFSDLSRVLEDAVGKLPEIQRTVVMLRDYEGYSYKEIGNITGLSEPQVKVYIYRARMTLKQYIGSMDVVI; via the coding sequence ATGACTGTACCTGAATATAATCGTTGTGTAGATTCCTTTTCCGACGGTGTTTACAGGTTTATCCTGAAAAATACCTGTGATGATGAGGCATCGAAAGATATTGTACAGGAGTCCTTTTTCCGTTTATGGGAAAAGCATGAAAGTATAGATTTCGAAAAAGCAAAATCTTATTTGTTTACTACAGCATATCACTTTATGATTGATGAGATCAGGAAAAATAAGCACAAGGCAGCATTTTCAAATGGTTTACACAGCCGGAGTGCAGAAGATTACCAGTTTTCTGATCTCAGCAGAGTACTTGAAGATGCTGTTGGAAAACTCCCGGAGATACAACGGACTGTGGTGATGTTGCGTGATTATGAAGGATATTCCTATAAGGAAATTGGTAACATTACCGGGCTGAGTGAGCCGCAGGTGAAAGTTTATATTTACAGGGCGCGTATGACTTTGAAGCAATACATCGGAAGTATGGACGTGGTGATTTAA
- a CDS encoding Mut7-C ubiquitin/RNAse domain-containing protein: MVPERKAEFRFYEELNDFLPKNKRKKSFSYSFKYNQTVKDAIESLGIPHAEVDLILVNGESQDFSYTLQNGDFISVYPVFESIDVREISKLRANPLRETRFVLDVHLGKLCKYLRMLGFDTYYRNDLDDDEIVKISITENRIILTRDIGILKNGQVTHGYWVRSQDSKKQLWEVIRRFDLQNELRPFYRCIVCNGLIDEVAKSDIEHQLRENTKAFFSHFYQCQTCGKIYWEGSHYENMQEFVDNVISGKNRKL; the protein is encoded by the coding sequence ATGGTGCCTGAGAGAAAAGCAGAGTTCAGGTTTTATGAGGAGTTGAACGACTTTTTACCCAAAAACAAAAGGAAAAAAAGTTTCAGCTACAGCTTTAAATACAACCAAACGGTCAAAGACGCCATTGAATCGTTGGGCATCCCTCACGCCGAGGTTGACCTTATTCTGGTTAATGGTGAATCGCAGGATTTCAGTTATACCTTGCAAAATGGCGATTTTATTTCGGTTTACCCGGTTTTCGAAAGTATTGACGTCCGCGAAATTTCGAAACTGAGAGCCAACCCTCTGCGCGAAACCAGATTCGTCCTTGATGTACACCTTGGGAAACTTTGCAAATATTTGCGGATGCTGGGTTTTGATACTTATTACCGCAATGACCTGGATGATGATGAAATTGTGAAGATTTCCATCACTGAAAACCGAATTATCCTTACCCGTGATATCGGTATTTTAAAGAACGGCCAGGTCACACACGGTTATTGGGTTAGGTCACAAGACTCGAAAAAGCAGCTTTGGGAGGTGATCAGGAGATTTGATCTTCAGAATGAGTTGCGCCCTTTTTACCGGTGTATTGTCTGCAACGGATTGATCGATGAAGTGGCAAAGAGCGATATTGAACATCAGCTCAGAGAGAATACGAAAGCTTTTTTTAGTCATTTTTATCAATGCCAGACGTGCGGAAAGATTTACTGGGAAGGATCACACTACGAAAACATGCAGGAATTTGTGGACAATGTGATTTCGGGAAAAAACCGAAAGCTTTAA
- the pbpC gene encoding penicillin-binding protein 1C has product MWRKFLKLINDELGWKPGRSLIAVVMFLSLVLAVRQFLPPYRFNQPMSTVVLDCNGQLLGAQIAADGQWRFPASDDVPEKFKTCLLQFEDQYFYRHPGFNPLALARAAFQNVMAGKIVSGGSTITMQVIRLSRKGKSRNVRQKVIEIFLSVYSEVRFTKERNLRQYASSAPFGGNIVGLEAAAWRYFGRSPENLSWAEAACLAVLPNAPALIHPGRNRDALVQKRNNLLGKLLRKGIIDQITYELAIEEAIPEKPQPLPAGAMHLVSRMNLNEAGQQITTTIDLDLQTKVSQVVDRHHHMLAGNRIFNAAVLVLKVTSGEVVAYVGNTKPTFPGDHANQVDIIQRPRSSGSLLKPFLFAAMLSEGEVLPTALVADIPTTISSFTPKNFEVTYDGAVPAREALIRSLNIPAVRMLSSYGQSRFWGVLQEAGFSTIDRPAEHYGLSLILGGAEVTLWDACAAYQAMAKKLLEFDGQHHLQRNPITSPILVKDEISPVVIDLKTLDEAAIFLTLDAMKSVRRPDAEAGWESFLNSHSIAWKTGTSFGFRDAWAVGVTPDYVIGVWVGNADGEGRPGLIGVFTAAPLMFDVFSLLPNSGKWFNPPYDKMEHISVCRQSGMRPSPHCDETDSIWVNQAGLNTTPCPYHKPIHLDDEEKYRVTADCYPPGKIVTRSWFELPPAMAWYYKSKNPFYRSLPAWLPGCQPADENPMQLVWPDKPSKILVPRELDGKMGEVIFEMVHSQPTAEIFWYLNNEFLGTTRNIHKKGIQPPPGHHQLVLMDENGNIFTQAFEIVSR; this is encoded by the coding sequence ATGTGGCGTAAATTCTTAAAACTGATCAATGATGAACTTGGCTGGAAGCCAGGACGCTCGCTGATAGCGGTTGTCATGTTTTTATCGCTGGTGCTGGCAGTCAGGCAATTTTTGCCACCTTACCGGTTTAATCAGCCAATGAGCACAGTGGTGCTGGATTGCAACGGGCAACTGCTGGGTGCGCAGATCGCTGCTGATGGACAATGGCGTTTTCCGGCTTCGGATGATGTTCCTGAAAAGTTTAAAACCTGCCTGTTACAATTTGAGGATCAGTATTTCTACCGTCATCCGGGGTTTAACCCGCTGGCATTGGCAAGGGCCGCTTTTCAGAATGTGATGGCCGGTAAAATTGTGAGTGGCGGCTCTACCATTACCATGCAGGTGATCAGGCTCTCGCGAAAAGGAAAATCGAGAAATGTCAGGCAAAAAGTGATTGAAATATTTCTGTCTGTTTATTCAGAAGTGAGATTCACTAAAGAGCGAAATCTCAGGCAATATGCATCATCAGCGCCATTTGGTGGTAATATCGTTGGACTGGAAGCTGCAGCATGGCGCTATTTTGGCAGAAGCCCCGAAAACCTCTCGTGGGCTGAGGCGGCTTGCCTTGCAGTGTTGCCCAATGCTCCGGCTCTTATCCATCCCGGCAGAAACCGTGACGCCCTCGTGCAGAAGCGAAATAATTTGCTGGGAAAGTTGTTGAGAAAAGGCATCATCGACCAGATAACCTACGAACTTGCCATCGAAGAAGCCATACCTGAAAAGCCGCAGCCTTTACCCGCCGGTGCAATGCATCTTGTGAGCAGGATGAATCTGAATGAAGCAGGACAACAAATTACTACCACCATTGATTTGGACTTGCAGACCAAAGTAAGCCAGGTAGTTGACCGACACCACCACATGTTAGCTGGGAACCGGATTTTCAACGCAGCTGTATTGGTGCTAAAAGTGACGAGCGGTGAGGTGGTGGCTTATGTTGGAAATACAAAACCAACTTTTCCGGGCGACCACGCCAACCAGGTGGACATCATTCAGCGCCCCCGCAGCAGTGGCAGCCTGCTAAAACCCTTCCTTTTCGCCGCAATGCTAAGTGAGGGGGAGGTATTGCCCACTGCGCTGGTGGCAGATATTCCAACAACAATCAGCAGCTTTACACCAAAAAATTTTGAAGTTACCTATGATGGCGCTGTTCCAGCCCGCGAAGCGTTGATCCGTTCGTTGAATATCCCGGCAGTCCGGATGTTGAGTAGTTATGGTCAGTCAAGATTCTGGGGTGTTTTGCAGGAAGCCGGTTTTTCCACCATCGATCGCCCAGCCGAACATTATGGACTTTCGTTGATTCTTGGTGGCGCCGAAGTTACCTTGTGGGATGCCTGCGCTGCTTACCAGGCAATGGCAAAAAAACTATTGGAATTTGATGGTCAACATCATCTTCAGCGCAACCCTATCACCAGTCCGATTTTGGTTAAAGATGAAATTTCGCCGGTGGTCATTGATCTCAAAACCCTCGATGAAGCAGCGATTTTCCTTACTCTGGATGCCATGAAGTCAGTCCGCCGTCCCGATGCGGAGGCAGGCTGGGAATCGTTCCTGAATTCCCATTCCATTGCCTGGAAAACGGGAACCAGTTTTGGTTTCAGGGATGCCTGGGCAGTAGGTGTTACTCCGGATTATGTGATTGGCGTGTGGGTGGGTAATGCCGATGGTGAAGGCCGCCCCGGATTGATCGGTGTGTTCACTGCTGCACCTCTAATGTTTGACGTGTTCAGCTTATTGCCAAATTCAGGGAAATGGTTCAATCCACCTTACGACAAGATGGAACATATTTCAGTCTGCAGGCAAAGCGGGATGCGCCCTTCACCGCATTGTGACGAAACAGACAGCATTTGGGTAAATCAGGCTGGTTTAAACACAACACCCTGCCCCTACCACAAACCCATTCACCTTGATGATGAAGAAAAATACCGCGTGACAGCAGACTGCTATCCGCCTGGAAAGATCGTCACCCGCTCATGGTTTGAGCTACCTCCGGCAATGGCTTGGTACTATAAATCGAAGAATCCGTTTTATCGAAGCTTACCAGCCTGGCTGCCGGGTTGCCAGCCGGCGGATGAAAACCCAATGCAACTGGTCTGGCCCGACAAGCCTTCCAAAATCCTCGTTCCCCGTGAATTGGATGGTAAGATGGGCGAAGTCATTTTTGAGATGGTCCACTCCCAACCCACAGCTGAGATCTTCTGGTATCTCAACAACGAATTTCTTGGTACTACCCGCAACATCCACAAAAAAGGAATCCAACCCCCGCCAGGCCATCATCAACTGGTATTGATGGATGAAAATGGAAATATTTTTACTCAAGCCTTTGAGATAGTGAGCCGATAA
- a CDS encoding alanine racemase translates to MLMQLKRPTLLLDHNKCLANISFMAEKAARHQVVFRPHFKTHQSAEIGSWFRDFGVTRITVSSVTMAEYFAKNGWNDITIAFPLNLAEMDEINDLAGRITLNVLVENPEAVEALAKWVGHPVNIFVKIDAGYHRTGIEVEKQEEVLRLVQIINSKNKLTFKGLIVHNGNTYQHANPAAILNIHNQSLVKLRTLKTFLLEKGIVPMLSVGDTPALSLTENLDGVDEIRPGNFVFYDLMQQKLGSCRYNQIAVALACPVVAIHPERLEVVIYGGAIHLSKEFIPDENGNPTFGEVVWLNEKGWSEPVGHTFIKSLSQEHGIIKTTRENISRFYPGQFVGILPVHSCLTTNLASRLITLDGQAIDTIRSFTDR, encoded by the coding sequence ATGCTGATGCAGCTAAAACGCCCTACTTTGCTACTTGACCATAACAAATGCCTAGCCAACATAAGTTTTATGGCCGAAAAGGCTGCCAGGCATCAGGTTGTTTTCAGACCACATTTTAAAACCCATCAGTCGGCTGAGATCGGAAGTTGGTTCAGGGATTTCGGAGTAACCAGGATTACAGTTTCTTCGGTAACGATGGCCGAATATTTTGCCAAAAACGGTTGGAATGACATTACCATTGCTTTTCCGCTTAACCTGGCTGAGATGGATGAAATCAATGATTTGGCAGGCAGGATCACTCTGAATGTGCTTGTCGAAAATCCGGAAGCAGTTGAAGCACTGGCGAAGTGGGTCGGGCATCCGGTGAATATTTTCGTTAAAATTGATGCAGGTTATCACCGGACGGGAATCGAAGTGGAGAAACAGGAAGAAGTACTCCGGCTGGTACAAATCATCAACAGTAAAAACAAATTGACTTTCAAAGGATTGATTGTTCATAACGGAAATACTTATCAACACGCCAATCCGGCAGCCATTTTGAACATTCATAATCAAAGTTTGGTAAAACTGCGAACGCTCAAAACCTTTTTGCTCGAAAAAGGAATCGTTCCAATGCTTTCCGTTGGCGATACACCAGCATTGTCGCTCACAGAAAACCTTGATGGTGTTGATGAAATACGTCCCGGCAATTTTGTCTTTTACGACCTGATGCAACAGAAACTGGGTTCATGCAGGTACAATCAGATTGCCGTCGCCCTGGCCTGCCCTGTGGTGGCAATTCACCCGGAAAGGCTGGAAGTGGTGATCTATGGCGGCGCCATACATCTCTCAAAGGAATTTATCCCTGATGAAAATGGCAACCCCACATTCGGCGAGGTGGTGTGGCTGAACGAAAAGGGCTGGTCGGAACCGGTTGGGCACACCTTTATTAAATCACTTTCGCAGGAACACGGCATCATCAAAACCACCCGCGAAAACATTTCCAGATTCTATCCCGGTCAATTTGTCGGAATTCTGCCTGTTCATTCCTGCTTAACCACTAACCTTGCATCCCGACTGATTACTTTGGATGGGCAAGCGATTGATACCATAAGAAGTTTTACTGACAGATGA
- a CDS encoding Zn-dependent hydrolase — protein MKNLTFLIVLTAFAMMQFSCTNPSPVLNDEDQRAGIIPQGVDFEPLPGIDMQEKLNEFAEFELTSDLSHLTASEREILPLLFEAAQIMEDLYWKQAIGNRDDFLSRIKDENARKFAKIHYGPWDRMGNNETYLTNIGPKPDGANFYPEDMTKEEFESLDHPFKSSQYTLIRRDNDGNLKVIWYHEAYEAYIKKAAELLQKAAGISTNEGLKNYLNLRAEALLTDDYQASDMAWMDMKDSNVDFVVGPIENYEDQLFGYKAAYESFILIKDAEWSDRLQRFAAMLPELQTEIPTNEKYKTEIPGSDSDLNAYDAIYYAGDCNAGSKTIAINLPNDPEVHVAKGTRKLQLKNSMKAKFDKILVPIAEKLIDPAQQKHVTFDAFFANTMFHEVAHGMGVKNTVTGKGPAREALKETYSSIEEGKADIMGLWLVTKLREKGEITDGELMDNFVTFFAGVFRSSRFGTASAHGKANMMRFNFFEDFGAYTRSDEGYYTINLEKMIEAMNVLVDKIMTIQGDGDYDAAKAWIDADGNLRESLSIDLARLNDGGIPVDIYFKQGPEMVGLK, from the coding sequence ATGAAAAATTTAACTTTTTTAATCGTGCTAACAGCTTTCGCTATGATGCAATTTTCATGTACAAACCCCTCCCCTGTCTTAAATGATGAGGACCAGCGTGCAGGAATTATACCCCAGGGGGTTGATTTTGAACCACTTCCCGGCATCGATATGCAGGAAAAGTTGAACGAATTTGCTGAGTTTGAACTCACCTCAGACCTGAGTCACCTTACAGCCAGCGAACGTGAAATCCTGCCCTTGCTTTTTGAAGCCGCTCAGATTATGGAAGACCTTTACTGGAAACAAGCCATCGGGAACAGGGATGATTTTCTGAGCCGGATTAAAGATGAAAATGCCCGCAAATTTGCAAAAATTCATTACGGACCATGGGACCGGATGGGCAACAACGAAACCTACCTGACGAACATCGGACCGAAACCGGACGGCGCCAATTTCTACCCGGAAGATATGACAAAGGAAGAGTTTGAAAGCCTGGATCATCCCTTCAAATCAAGTCAGTATACCCTTATTCGCCGCGACAACGACGGCAACCTGAAAGTAATCTGGTATCATGAGGCATATGAGGCTTACATTAAAAAAGCTGCAGAGTTATTGCAAAAAGCTGCAGGTATTTCGACCAATGAAGGATTGAAAAACTACCTGAACCTGCGCGCAGAAGCACTGCTCACCGACGATTACCAGGCGAGCGATATGGCCTGGATGGATATGAAAGATTCCAATGTGGATTTTGTTGTCGGGCCAATCGAAAATTATGAAGATCAACTTTTTGGCTACAAGGCAGCTTATGAGTCCTTTATTCTGATCAAAGACGCGGAATGGAGCGACCGCCTGCAAAGATTTGCCGCCATGTTGCCTGAGCTGCAAACTGAAATACCAACGAACGAAAAATATAAAACAGAGATCCCAGGCTCCGATTCTGACCTCAATGCTTACGATGCCATTTACTACGCCGGCGACTGCAACGCAGGGAGCAAAACCATCGCCATCAACCTGCCCAACGACCCGGAAGTACATGTAGCAAAGGGTACACGGAAGTTACAACTGAAAAATTCGATGAAAGCCAAATTTGACAAAATCCTTGTTCCCATCGCTGAAAAGCTGATTGATCCCGCTCAGCAAAAACACGTCACCTTTGACGCTTTCTTTGCCAATACCATGTTCCACGAAGTTGCCCACGGAATGGGGGTTAAAAATACCGTCACAGGCAAAGGGCCGGCCAGGGAAGCATTGAAAGAAACCTATTCTTCCATCGAAGAAGGCAAGGCCGACATCATGGGATTGTGGCTGGTAACCAAACTGCGTGAAAAAGGTGAGATCACCGATGGTGAACTGATGGACAATTTCGTTACCTTTTTCGCCGGCGTATTCCGCTCCAGCCGCTTTGGCACGGCCAGCGCCCATGGAAAAGCAAACATGATGCGATTCAACTTCTTCGAAGATTTTGGCGCTTACACACGTAGCGACGAAGGCTATTACACCATCAACCTCGAAAAAATGATAGAAGCCATGAATGTTTTGGTTGACAAGATTATGACCATTCAGGGCGACGGCGATTACGACGCTGCCAAAGCCTGGATTGACGCCGACGGCAATCTGCGGGAAAGCCTCAGCATTGACCTTGCCCGTCTCAACGATGGCGGTATCCCGGTTGACATCTATTTTAAACAAGGTCCCGAAATGGTCGGACTCAAATAA
- a CDS encoding CoA-binding protein: MAQKNQKSNLESVKSFMYQKHVAIVGISRKSQKFGNTIFKELNKKDYHLYPIHPELHEFEGVKCYRDIATLPEEVTAVIVCTQPEKVLPIVKETHAKKIRHIWLQQGAQSDEAAEYATENGLNLVQRECILMFAEPVGSIHKFHRFLNKFFGAYPK; this comes from the coding sequence ATGGCACAAAAAAACCAGAAATCAAATCTTGAGTCAGTTAAGTCCTTCATGTATCAAAAACACGTTGCGATTGTTGGAATTTCAAGAAAAAGTCAGAAGTTTGGCAATACGATTTTTAAAGAGTTAAACAAAAAGGACTATCATCTCTATCCCATACACCCGGAGTTGCATGAATTTGAGGGGGTAAAATGCTACAGGGACATAGCCACCTTGCCTGAAGAGGTAACAGCGGTAATTGTTTGCACCCAACCCGAAAAGGTGTTACCCATAGTTAAGGAAACCCATGCTAAAAAAATCCGTCATATATGGCTGCAGCAGGGCGCTCAGAGTGATGAAGCGGCTGAATATGCCACGGAAAATGGTCTTAACCTGGTTCAGCGAGAATGTATCCTGATGTTCGCAGAGCCGGTCGGTTCCATTCATAAATTTCACCGGTTTCTCAATAAATTTTTCGGAGCTTATCCAAAGTAA
- a CDS encoding DUF4956 domain-containing protein, with amino-acid sequence MFEDFQNFDLFPVTIYTVIGNLLVSFLCGVIISLVYRFVYKGPSYSVTFVNSLVILSMITSVVILVIGNNLARAFGLVGAMSIIRFRTAVRDVQDIVFIFFALGVGMAAGVGLYSVAISATLLISLAIILLSITNFGQTKKREFLLQLSYFSNEDNELQIERILKKHCRKMKLVNLKNVGSDNVLEAFYHVSLKQEKRNSLLVSDLNESKIVLNVNLYFDEDDVNPPTY; translated from the coding sequence ATGTTTGAAGATTTTCAAAATTTTGATCTTTTCCCGGTAACCATTTACACGGTCATTGGAAACTTGTTGGTTTCATTTCTTTGTGGAGTGATCATTTCACTTGTTTACCGATTTGTGTATAAAGGGCCAAGCTACTCGGTTACCTTTGTCAATTCGCTGGTTATTCTATCGATGATTACCTCTGTCGTGATCCTGGTCATTGGTAATAACCTTGCACGTGCTTTTGGCCTTGTGGGAGCAATGTCCATCATCCGGTTTCGAACCGCTGTAAGGGATGTCCAGGATATTGTGTTTATTTTCTTTGCATTAGGTGTGGGTATGGCTGCAGGAGTTGGGCTCTACTCTGTAGCCATTTCAGCAACCCTGCTCATTAGTTTGGCCATCATCCTGCTCTCAATAACCAATTTTGGCCAGACTAAAAAGCGCGAATTTCTCCTGCAACTGTCTTATTTCAGCAATGAGGATAACGAATTGCAGATCGAACGGATATTAAAAAAACATTGCCGGAAAATGAAATTGGTTAACCTGAAAAATGTTGGATCTGATAATGTGCTGGAAGCCTTCTATCATGTATCTCTCAAACAGGAAAAAAGAAATTCATTGCTGGTTTCTGATCTGAACGAATCCAAGATTGTACTCAATGTCAATCTTTACTTCGATGAAGATGATGTGAACCCACCGACTTATTAA